A part of Saliniradius amylolyticus genomic DNA contains:
- a CDS encoding SDR family oxidoreductase codes for MKNTYALIGCGWLGLPLAESWLRQGHHVIGTTRSQDKADQLATLGIQPQLFALGERLPPVVAKADAVVLNIPPGRKNLKPESFRQNIEALLAQVSSQTKLLFISTSSVFGQHQSEVDEASATEPDTPSGELHCQLEAHLHSHFGTRASVLRLAGLIGGDRHPVKMLAGRKLDNGQRPVNLIHRDDVINAINAIVRLNHWGYTLHLAANDHPSRDTFYTWAAKQAGLALPSFTRDEGPAKIIHSQQTQKRLGLTLAYPSPFDMPVPVSD; via the coding sequence ATGAAAAATACTTACGCACTCATCGGCTGTGGCTGGCTGGGCCTGCCACTGGCCGAATCCTGGCTTCGGCAAGGCCACCATGTAATAGGGACAACCCGCAGTCAGGACAAGGCAGACCAACTGGCGACCCTGGGTATTCAGCCTCAGTTATTTGCCCTAGGCGAGCGCCTGCCACCTGTCGTCGCCAAAGCCGATGCAGTGGTGCTCAATATCCCACCGGGTCGCAAAAACCTTAAACCCGAGTCCTTTCGGCAAAACATAGAAGCGCTGCTTGCTCAGGTAAGCTCACAAACCAAGCTGCTGTTTATCAGCACCAGTTCGGTGTTTGGTCAGCATCAGAGCGAGGTAGACGAAGCCAGCGCCACCGAGCCGGATACCCCATCCGGTGAGTTGCATTGTCAGCTGGAAGCTCACCTACACTCTCATTTTGGCACAAGGGCCAGCGTGTTGAGGCTGGCGGGCCTTATCGGTGGTGACAGGCACCCCGTTAAAATGCTGGCAGGCCGCAAGCTCGATAACGGTCAACGCCCGGTAAACCTGATTCACCGCGACGATGTAATTAACGCCATAAACGCTATCGTTCGTCTTAATCATTGGGGGTACACATTGCATCTGGCGGCCAACGACCACCCTAGCCGCGACACATTTTATACCTGGGCGGCCAAACAGGCAGGGCTGGCTCTCCCCTCTTTTACCAGAGATGAGGGACCGGCTAAAATCATCCATAGTCAGCAAACACAAAAAAGGCTGGGGTTGACCCTTGCCTACCCCAGCCCTTTCGATATGCCGGTTCCGGTGTCTGATTAG
- a CDS encoding DUF2884 family protein, translating to MRLMALTFIALMSSSALAHDSDCDLTLNGDVTLKQGTLTASLNNNQSLKLDGQQAWLDGQALDLNDDQQALLNQYHSESLTLAPKVADIALDALDLANDGVTLAFGELFGPDDDLVMDLTQQIGQLRSDVHQQFYAEDGSIRFESKNFDEKYLNREFEQKLENTIEDAVSRSVGKMMMKIGQQMISGESSPEEFEHQMENFGERLEVQMEQKAGLVEQRASQLCSDFRALDDLERRIQNQIPELNGLDLIELRGKRLK from the coding sequence ATGCGTTTAATGGCACTGACTTTCATCGCCCTAATGAGCAGCTCGGCATTGGCCCACGACTCGGACTGTGATCTTACCCTGAACGGGGATGTCACTCTTAAGCAAGGCACCCTGACCGCTTCCCTCAACAACAATCAAAGTTTGAAATTAGATGGACAACAAGCCTGGCTGGATGGCCAAGCCCTTGATCTTAATGATGACCAACAAGCCTTATTAAATCAGTATCACAGTGAGTCTCTGACGTTGGCCCCCAAGGTCGCGGACATCGCTTTGGACGCTCTCGATTTAGCGAATGACGGCGTTACCCTGGCGTTTGGCGAGTTGTTCGGTCCCGATGACGATCTGGTCATGGATCTGACCCAACAAATCGGTCAGCTACGCTCCGACGTTCACCAACAGTTTTATGCTGAAGATGGCAGTATCCGTTTTGAGTCAAAGAACTTCGATGAAAAATATCTAAACCGGGAATTCGAACAAAAGCTGGAAAACACTATTGAAGATGCGGTGTCACGCTCGGTTGGCAAGATGATGATGAAGATCGGCCAGCAGATGATCAGCGGTGAAAGTTCGCCTGAAGAGTTCGAGCATCAAATGGAAAACTTCGGTGAGCGCCTCGAAGTGCAAATGGAGCAAAAAGCCGGCTTGGTAGAACAACGAGCCAGTCAGCTGTGCAGTGACTTTCGGGCTCTGGATGATCTGGAACGCCGAATTCAAAATCAGATCCCTGAGCTAAACGGACTGGATCTCATTGAACTTCGCGGTAAACGTCTTAAGTAA
- a CDS encoding YgaP family membrane protein, with amino-acid sequence MKERDNVGVLDSAIRSMVACVLLALAVEQIFPTAVNLIFVAVGAALWVSVSVGVCPLYKLLGVDTYHKVAH; translated from the coding sequence ATGAAAGAACGAGATAATGTTGGTGTATTAGACAGCGCTATTCGCTCCATGGTGGCTTGCGTCCTGTTAGCACTGGCCGTTGAGCAAATTTTTCCGACCGCGGTAAATCTGATTTTCGTCGCCGTTGGTGCCGCACTTTGGGTCAGTGTGTCGGTGGGTGTTTGCCCGCTGTACAAACTACTCGGGGTGGATACTTACCATAAGGTGGCGCATTAA
- a CDS encoding MalY/PatB family protein, whose amino-acid sequence MTEHFDQEIDRTRHYSFKWEKYRGQDVLPMWVADTEFRCAEPILQALRERVDHGLLGYTLPNQYEPGKEAVIRWLKKQHGWQVEPDWIVWNPGVCPAFNVACQAYAEPGDKVLVQTPNYPPLLAAPGFNQMQRVEVNTVEQDGRWMIDLEQLEKEAADPKAKLLILCNPMNPVGTVLTESELKQVASICERNNVVLCSDEVHCDLVLDEQATHIPAGKLDALSERSVTLMAASKTFNIAGLGTSFAIIPDAKLRAAFNRAAQGIVPWANVMGLIATEAAFTRCDHWYQDELTYLRRNRDYLMKQINQIDGLKLLAPQATFLAWIDASGLGVENPQGWFEDKGVGPSPGADFGDKDFVRINFGCPLSHLEEAIRRIKS is encoded by the coding sequence ATGACAGAACACTTTGACCAGGAAATCGACCGCACGCGCCATTATTCTTTTAAATGGGAAAAATATCGCGGTCAGGATGTGTTGCCTATGTGGGTGGCGGATACCGAGTTTCGTTGCGCGGAGCCGATACTTCAGGCTCTGAGGGAGCGAGTCGACCATGGTCTTCTCGGTTATACCTTGCCGAACCAATATGAGCCCGGCAAAGAGGCCGTTATACGTTGGCTGAAGAAACAGCATGGCTGGCAGGTTGAGCCGGATTGGATTGTCTGGAACCCTGGTGTGTGCCCGGCTTTTAATGTCGCTTGTCAGGCCTATGCTGAGCCGGGTGATAAGGTTCTGGTTCAGACTCCTAACTATCCGCCCTTGTTGGCGGCGCCAGGGTTTAACCAAATGCAGCGGGTGGAAGTGAACACGGTCGAGCAAGATGGTCGGTGGATGATCGATCTAGAGCAGCTGGAAAAGGAAGCCGCCGATCCCAAGGCCAAACTGCTGATCCTGTGTAACCCAATGAACCCGGTAGGAACGGTGCTGACCGAGTCCGAGCTCAAGCAAGTCGCCAGTATTTGTGAACGCAACAATGTGGTGCTTTGCTCCGATGAAGTGCACTGCGATCTGGTTTTGGACGAGCAGGCAACACATATTCCGGCCGGTAAGCTGGATGCCCTGTCAGAGCGTTCGGTAACGCTTATGGCGGCCAGCAAGACCTTTAATATTGCCGGCCTTGGTACCTCATTTGCCATTATTCCCGATGCTAAACTGCGTGCCGCCTTTAACCGTGCCGCTCAAGGCATAGTTCCCTGGGCCAATGTGATGGGATTAATTGCCACGGAAGCGGCCTTTACGCGATGCGATCACTGGTACCAGGATGAACTGACCTATTTACGCCGCAACCGTGACTACCTGATGAAACAAATCAATCAGATCGATGGTTTGAAGCTGCTGGCCCCACAGGCCACATTCCTGGCCTGGATAGATGCCTCGGGTCTGGGAGTGGAAAACCCTCAAGGCTGGTTTGAAGATAAAGGTGTGGGCCCCTCGCCCGGTGCCGACTTCGGTGATAAGGACTTTGTGCGTATTAACTTTGGCTGTCCGCTCAGTCATTTAGAAGAAGCGATACGACGTATTAAAAGCTAG
- a CDS encoding tetratricopeptide repeat protein — MRWWLKLFLGLLMTSSVQAQEDLKAVQIYSQDELIRLINDNEHLDRVVMDDCQLVQDIEARAITLKVPAYQFLWGDMLAWGVCVERDPESGIHYMEQAAQQGLPAGLEQLGRYHAQGKLVQQDKERAVIYLREAASLGHLEAQIQLAELFIEGYGSPYDFEDAYHWLYNAITADKQQHEKIAECLDGLEKLMHPKAVRKAKRSLDG, encoded by the coding sequence ATGCGTTGGTGGTTAAAACTCTTTCTCGGTCTCCTTATGACGTCCTCGGTTCAGGCCCAGGAAGACCTGAAGGCGGTGCAAATCTATAGTCAGGATGAATTAATCAGGTTGATCAACGACAACGAGCACCTGGACCGGGTAGTGATGGATGATTGTCAGTTGGTGCAGGATATTGAGGCGCGCGCCATAACCCTGAAGGTACCAGCGTATCAGTTTTTATGGGGAGATATGCTGGCTTGGGGTGTCTGTGTGGAGCGCGATCCAGAGTCCGGCATCCACTACATGGAACAGGCCGCGCAGCAGGGGTTGCCCGCCGGTCTTGAGCAGCTCGGCCGCTATCATGCCCAAGGTAAGCTGGTTCAGCAGGACAAAGAGCGAGCGGTGATCTACCTTCGCGAGGCTGCCTCGTTGGGCCACTTAGAGGCGCAGATCCAACTGGCCGAGTTATTTATCGAAGGCTATGGCAGCCCCTACGATTTTGAAGATGCCTACCATTGGCTCTATAACGCCATCACAGCGGATAAACAACAGCATGAGAAAATTGCCGAGTGTCTGGACGGCTTAGAAAAGCTAATGCACCCCAAAGCGGTAAGAAAGGCGAAGCGATCACTGGACGGTTAA
- a CDS encoding DUF3718 domain-containing protein, with protein MKNVLMLTAGLALASSAFITQASESDNDYISPSLEAKLVKICEAVMSDKRLRLHLSLKANRLSVRDINRGLKCNGESPYNFAMTHEAYTNADFLNRGRVEIRDIAYQPVSVTVAD; from the coding sequence ATGAAAAACGTTTTAATGCTGACCGCTGGCTTGGCGCTTGCTAGCTCCGCTTTTATTACCCAGGCATCGGAGTCGGACAACGACTACATTTCCCCTTCGCTGGAGGCCAAACTGGTCAAAATCTGCGAAGCCGTGATGTCTGATAAACGCCTGAGATTGCACCTGAGCTTAAAAGCAAACCGACTGAGCGTCAGGGACATAAATCGAGGGCTAAAATGTAATGGTGAATCTCCCTATAACTTCGCGATGACCCATGAGGCCTACACCAACGCAGATTTTCTGAACCGAGGCCGGGTAGAGATCCGGGACATTGCCTATCAGCCCGTTTCTGTCACTGTGGCCGATTAG
- the rnr gene encoding ribonuclease R: MHNDPYRKREQQKYDNPVASREYLLQLLKDAGKPLSMLELCELTGADDEDSKIGIQRRLRAMEREGQVLFNRNKKYALVDRMDLIAGRVIGHRDGFGFLKRDDGKPDMFIPAPQMRSLLHGDKVLAQEVTSRKKSSKTEAQIVQVVETRPDPVVGRYFFENGVGLVVPDDSRICQEVIIPPEHIQGARQGNIVVVEITKRPLRRMSAQGKITEVLGEHMAPGMEIQTALRNFDIPHQWPGSVNKAIKDLTEQVPEEAKKNRVDLREMPLVTIDGEDARDFDDAVFCEPRDEGGWHLWVAIADVSYYVHPESPLDSEAINRGNSVYFPEQVVPMLPEVLSNGLCSLNPQVDRLCMVCEMQISKQGKLEDFTFYEAVMNSKARLTYTKVWDIIQGDPELHQRYEHLVPHLKDLHGLYRTLRKARLRRGAIEFETQENKFIFNAERKIDHIVPVERNDAHKMIEECMILANVCAAKYLEKHEAEGLYRVHDKPDSERLVAFLSYLAEVGIPHGITDDPSPSDFSTIVDKIAHRPDQELIQTMLLRSMKQAVYDRENIGHFGLALDAYAHFTSPIRRYPDLVVHRAIKAINDKKAKRKSHTGGKAYSVEETLQLGEQCSMTERRADDATRDVADWLKCEFMQDHVGDSFDGVIASVTNFGFFVRLSDFHIDGLVHITALDNDYYHYDEVKQYLVGEASGIKYRLGDSIRVKVAGVNLDDKKIDFVLDAPVGRGKGGKKVKIGKISDKKAKRARNRKKDAEKRAKK; encoded by the coding sequence ATGCATAACGATCCCTATCGTAAACGGGAACAACAAAAATACGACAACCCGGTGGCCAGCCGGGAATACTTATTACAACTGCTTAAGGATGCGGGAAAACCGCTGTCCATGTTGGAGTTGTGTGAACTAACTGGAGCCGACGACGAAGACAGTAAGATCGGCATCCAGCGCCGCCTTCGCGCAATGGAGCGGGAAGGGCAGGTACTCTTCAATCGTAATAAAAAATACGCCTTAGTGGACCGCATGGACCTGATCGCCGGACGAGTGATCGGCCATCGTGATGGTTTTGGTTTCTTGAAACGGGATGACGGCAAGCCGGATATGTTCATTCCTGCTCCTCAGATGCGCAGCTTATTGCACGGCGATAAGGTGTTGGCGCAAGAAGTCACCAGTCGCAAGAAAAGTAGTAAAACCGAAGCTCAGATAGTTCAGGTGGTCGAGACCCGCCCGGACCCTGTGGTGGGGCGGTACTTCTTCGAAAACGGCGTGGGCCTGGTGGTGCCAGACGATAGCCGCATTTGTCAGGAAGTGATTATCCCGCCAGAGCACATCCAAGGCGCGCGCCAGGGCAATATTGTGGTGGTGGAGATCACTAAGCGGCCACTGCGGCGCATGAGCGCCCAGGGCAAAATTACCGAAGTGCTGGGCGAGCATATGGCTCCCGGCATGGAGATCCAAACGGCACTGCGTAACTTCGATATTCCTCACCAATGGCCAGGTTCAGTCAATAAAGCCATAAAGGACCTGACTGAACAGGTGCCCGAAGAGGCGAAGAAAAACAGGGTGGACCTGCGAGAAATGCCGTTGGTGACCATCGACGGCGAAGACGCTCGTGACTTTGACGATGCGGTATTCTGTGAGCCGCGTGATGAGGGCGGCTGGCACTTATGGGTGGCGATTGCCGATGTCAGCTATTATGTGCACCCCGAATCTCCGCTCGACAGTGAGGCCATCAACCGTGGTAACTCGGTGTATTTCCCCGAGCAGGTTGTCCCTATGTTACCCGAGGTATTGTCCAACGGGCTTTGCTCGCTAAACCCTCAGGTTGATCGGTTGTGTATGGTCTGCGAGATGCAGATAAGCAAGCAGGGTAAACTGGAAGACTTTACCTTCTATGAAGCGGTGATGAACTCTAAGGCCCGACTGACTTACACTAAGGTGTGGGACATTATTCAGGGCGATCCTGAATTGCATCAGCGCTATGAACATTTGGTCCCTCATTTAAAAGATTTACACGGTCTGTATCGCACATTGCGCAAGGCACGCCTGCGTCGTGGTGCCATCGAATTTGAGACTCAGGAAAACAAGTTTATCTTTAACGCCGAACGCAAGATCGATCATATCGTACCGGTGGAGCGCAACGACGCCCATAAGATGATCGAAGAATGCATGATCCTGGCCAATGTGTGTGCTGCTAAATATCTCGAAAAACACGAGGCCGAAGGCCTTTACCGGGTGCATGACAAGCCCGACAGTGAACGTCTGGTGGCTTTCCTTAGCTATCTTGCCGAGGTGGGAATCCCTCACGGTATTACCGATGATCCATCACCGTCGGATTTCAGCACCATCGTGGATAAGATTGCTCACCGTCCGGATCAAGAGTTGATTCAGACCATGTTGCTGCGCTCTATGAAACAGGCGGTCTATGATCGAGAGAACATCGGTCACTTTGGTCTGGCGCTGGATGCCTATGCGCACTTCACCTCGCCGATACGTCGTTACCCGGATTTGGTGGTACACAGGGCGATTAAGGCCATTAACGACAAGAAAGCCAAGCGTAAGAGTCATACCGGCGGTAAGGCTTACTCGGTGGAAGAAACCCTGCAACTGGGCGAGCAGTGTTCGATGACAGAGCGGCGAGCCGATGATGCAACCCGGGATGTAGCCGATTGGTTGAAGTGTGAGTTTATGCAAGACCATGTCGGAGACAGCTTCGATGGCGTGATTGCCTCGGTGACCAATTTTGGTTTCTTCGTGCGCCTGAGCGATTTTCATATTGATGGGCTGGTGCATATCACCGCCTTGGATAATGACTATTACCACTATGATGAAGTGAAGCAATATTTGGTGGGTGAGGCTTCTGGGATCAAGTATCGTCTGGGGGATTCGATTCGGGTTAAGGTTGCCGGAGTGAATCTGGACGATAAGAAGATTGACTTTGTGCTGGATGCGCCAGTAGGACGCGGTAAAGGCGGCAAGAAGGTTAAAATCGGTAAGATCTCCGATAAAAAAGCCAAACGTGCCCGAAACCGTAAGAAGGACGCGGAGAAGAGGGCCAAGAAGTAA
- the rlmB gene encoding 23S rRNA (guanosine(2251)-2'-O)-methyltransferase RlmB has translation MAQEWLYGIHALESVLEREPERLIELFVLKGRDDKRLTNIVNQARRFGIACQFCQRRVLDDKVGGEQHQGVVARAKPGRQYDEHDLQQIIQDADQPFLLVLDGVTDPHNLGACLRTADAAGVHAVVVPKDKSAKLTATVRKVACGAAEVVPLVQVTNLARTLKDIQQAGVWVVGTAGEAEQDIYQAKLTGPMALVMGAEGKGMRRLTREHCDELIKLPMAGSVSSLNVSVATGVCLFEVVRQRTVGA, from the coding sequence ATGGCGCAGGAATGGCTATACGGTATTCATGCGTTGGAGTCGGTACTGGAGCGCGAGCCGGAGCGACTCATCGAGCTTTTTGTATTAAAAGGCCGCGATGACAAACGCTTAACCAACATTGTCAATCAGGCCCGGCGCTTTGGCATTGCCTGTCAGTTCTGTCAGCGACGGGTACTGGACGATAAGGTCGGTGGCGAGCAGCATCAAGGCGTGGTCGCCAGGGCCAAACCGGGTCGTCAGTACGATGAGCATGACTTGCAGCAGATTATTCAGGATGCTGACCAGCCGTTTCTGCTGGTACTGGATGGAGTAACGGATCCTCACAACCTCGGAGCCTGTTTGCGCACCGCAGATGCGGCCGGGGTTCATGCCGTGGTGGTGCCGAAAGACAAATCTGCCAAGCTGACTGCCACGGTGCGCAAAGTGGCTTGTGGTGCCGCCGAAGTGGTGCCTTTGGTGCAGGTGACCAATCTGGCGCGCACGCTGAAAGACATTCAGCAAGCCGGCGTCTGGGTAGTAGGTACTGCCGGCGAGGCAGAGCAAGATATTTATCAGGCCAAATTAACCGGTCCAATGGCGCTGGTGATGGGGGCAGAAGGAAAAGGCATGCGTCGCTTAACTCGCGAACACTGCGATGAGCTGATTAAGCTACCTATGGCAGGCTCCGTATCCAGCCTGAATGTGTCGGTGGCAACCGGCGTGTGCCTGTTCGAGGTGGTACGGCAACGGACAGTTGGTGCCTAA
- the rplN gene encoding 50S ribosomal protein L14, which produces MIQMQTNLDVADNSGARRVQCIKVLGGSHRRYAHIGDIIKITVKEAIPRGKVKKGDVLNAVVVRTRKGVRRPDGSLIRFDNNAAVLLNNNNQPIGTRIFGPVTRELRGDKFMKIISLAPEVL; this is translated from the coding sequence ATGATCCAAATGCAAACTAACCTGGATGTGGCCGATAACTCGGGCGCTCGCAGGGTTCAGTGTATTAAGGTTCTAGGTGGCTCGCATCGCCGTTATGCACATATCGGTGACATCATCAAAATTACCGTTAAGGAAGCAATTCCTCGCGGTAAGGTTAAAAAAGGTGACGTACTGAATGCAGTGGTGGTGCGTACTAGGAAAGGCGTTCGTCGTCCTGACGGTTCTTTGATCCGTTTTGATAACAACGCAGCAGTATTGTTGAACAACAACAATCAACCTATTGGTACGCGTATCTTTGGACCGGTAACCCGTGAGCTTCGTGGAGATAAATTCATGAAGATCATCTCACTGGCCCCTGAGGTACTATAA
- the rplX gene encoding 50S ribosomal protein L24, whose amino-acid sequence MARKIRRDDEVIVLAGKDKGKTGKVLKVLTETDRLIVEGVNVVKKHQKPNPHMGEAGGIIEKEASIHVSNVAIVNPQTGKADRVGFRVEDGKKVRFLKSSGDLV is encoded by the coding sequence ATGGCTAGAAAAATTCGTCGTGATGATGAAGTTATCGTATTGGCCGGTAAAGACAAAGGCAAAACAGGCAAAGTCCTGAAGGTGCTGACTGAAACTGACCGTCTGATCGTCGAAGGTGTGAATGTGGTGAAAAAACACCAGAAGCCGAACCCTCACATGGGGGAAGCGGGTGGCATCATCGAGAAAGAAGCATCCATTCACGTATCTAATGTTGCGATCGTTAACCCTCAAACGGGTAAAGCGGATCGCGTTGGTTTCCGCGTTGAAGACGGTAAGAAGGTTCGCTTCTTAAAGTCGAGCGGTGACTTAGTTTAA
- the rplE gene encoding 50S ribosomal protein L5 — MAKLHDFYKETVVAELAKQFGYKSVMQVPRIEKITLNMGLGEAVADKKVLENATADMQAIAGQKPVVTVARKSVAGFKIREGYPIGCKVTLRGERMWEFLERLISIAIPRIRDFRGLSAKSFDGRGNYSMGVREQIIFPEIDFDKVDAVRGMDITITTSAETNEEGRALLAAFNFPFRK, encoded by the coding sequence ATGGCGAAACTGCATGATTTCTATAAAGAAACAGTAGTGGCAGAACTTGCGAAGCAGTTCGGTTACAAAAGCGTCATGCAAGTCCCTCGGATTGAGAAAATCACCCTGAACATGGGTCTGGGTGAGGCTGTAGCGGATAAAAAGGTGTTGGAAAACGCCACTGCTGATATGCAGGCAATTGCTGGTCAAAAGCCGGTAGTTACCGTTGCACGTAAGTCTGTAGCGGGTTTTAAAATCCGTGAAGGCTATCCGATTGGCTGTAAAGTAACCCTACGTGGCGAGCGTATGTGGGAGTTCCTGGAGCGTTTGATTTCAATCGCTATCCCGCGTATCCGTGACTTCCGTGGTCTCAGTGCGAAATCTTTCGACGGCCGTGGAAACTATAGCATGGGTGTTCGTGAGCAAATTATCTTCCCTGAAATCGACTTCGATAAAGTCGACGCAGTGCGTGGTATGGATATTACTATCACTACCAGCGCTGAGACGAATGAGGAAGGTCGCGCTCTGCTGGCTGCTTTTAACTTCCCGTTCAGAAAATAA
- the rpsN gene encoding 30S ribosomal protein S14, with protein sequence MAKQSMKAREAKRAKLVAKYAEKRANLKAIISSVNSSDEERWDAVMQLQKLPRDSSRSRQRNRCRVTGRPHGYLRKFGLSRIKLREAAMRGEVPGLKKASW encoded by the coding sequence ATGGCAAAACAATCAATGAAAGCACGCGAAGCGAAACGCGCCAAACTGGTCGCTAAGTACGCTGAGAAACGTGCCAATCTGAAAGCGATTATCAGCAGTGTAAACTCTTCTGACGAAGAGCGCTGGGATGCTGTAATGCAACTGCAAAAGTTACCCCGTGACTCGTCTCGTTCACGCCAGCGTAACCGTTGTCGTGTAACTGGTCGTCCCCATGGTTACCTGCGCAAGTTCGGCCTGAGCCGGATCAAGCTGCGTGAAGCAGCCATGCGTGGTGAAGTCCCTGGCCTGAAAAAAGCCAGCTGGTAA
- the rpsH gene encoding 30S ribosomal protein S8, whose translation MSMQDPIADMFTRIRNGQLASMVSVSMPSSKLRTAVAKVLKDEGYIADYQVSGDVKPTLEVTLKYFEGKKVIETIERVSRPGLRIYKKKDELPKVLGGLGVAIVSTSKGVMTDRAARKAGMGGEIIGYVA comes from the coding sequence ATGAGCATGCAAGATCCTATCGCGGATATGTTTACCCGCATCCGTAACGGTCAGCTGGCCAGCATGGTGTCAGTGTCGATGCCTTCTTCTAAGCTGCGTACCGCAGTAGCCAAAGTGCTGAAAGATGAAGGTTACATCGCTGATTACCAGGTGTCCGGCGACGTTAAGCCAACTCTGGAAGTGACGTTGAAGTACTTCGAGGGCAAAAAAGTAATCGAAACAATTGAACGTGTGAGCCGTCCTGGTCTGCGCATCTATAAGAAAAAAGATGAGCTGCCAAAAGTATTGGGCGGTTTGGGTGTCGCGATTGTTTCTACATCCAAGGGTGTGATGACTGACCGCGCTGCGCGTAAAGCCGGCATGGGCGGTGAGATCATCGGCTATGTAGCGTAA
- the rplF gene encoding 50S ribosomal protein L6, with translation MSRVAKAPVKILDGVEITIAGQEVTVKGKNGTLSETFNDQVELVQEEGEFKASPRKESPESWAQAGTARAIVNNMVHGVANGFEKKLELNGVGYRAQAQGKKLNLTLGFSHPVVYEMPEGITVETPSQTEVVVKGASKHLVGQVAANIRGFRPPEPYKGKGVRYADEVVRRKEAKKK, from the coding sequence ATGTCACGTGTCGCAAAAGCCCCTGTGAAGATCCTGGACGGTGTAGAAATCACTATCGCGGGACAAGAAGTCACAGTTAAAGGTAAGAACGGTACGCTGAGCGAGACTTTCAACGATCAAGTTGAACTGGTTCAGGAAGAAGGTGAATTCAAAGCCTCACCTCGCAAAGAAAGCCCTGAGTCTTGGGCCCAGGCGGGTACGGCTCGCGCCATTGTGAACAACATGGTTCACGGCGTGGCTAACGGATTCGAGAAAAAGCTGGAGCTGAATGGTGTTGGTTACCGTGCGCAAGCGCAAGGTAAAAAGCTGAACCTGACGCTGGGCTTCTCTCACCCGGTAGTTTACGAAATGCCTGAAGGTATTACCGTTGAAACTCCTAGCCAAACTGAAGTGGTTGTAAAAGGCGCTTCTAAGCATTTGGTAGGTCAGGTCGCAGCTAACATTCGTGGTTTCCGTCCACCAGAGCCTTACAAAGGTAAAGGTGTGCGTTACGCCGATGAAGTTGTGCGTCGTAAAGAAGCTAAGAAAAAGTAG